From the genome of Muricauda sp. SCSIO 64092, one region includes:
- a CDS encoding Gfo/Idh/MocA family protein, with the protein MEPFFTKKPIRWGIIGCGNVTEVKSGPPYQMTQDFELAMVMRRDDGKAKDYAIRHKVPHWTTDAGEVIENPGIDAVYIATPPDTHKFYGLQVARAGKLCCIEKPMSPCYADSLEIYNAFQERNILLFVAYYRRSLPRFRKIKEWLDLGLIGEVRHIHWVKTRTASPLDLSGEYNWRTDAKIAPAGYFDDLASHGLNLFTYLLGDITEAKGIASNQQGLYTAFDAITGSWKHKNGATGSGSWNFGSHEPKDHVEILGSKGEIRFSVLDESPLELIYGSNRESVFIEHPKHLHQYHVENMRKQLFGEAKHPSLGSSGLHTSWVMDKILGVI; encoded by the coding sequence ATGGAACCTTTCTTTACCAAGAAACCTATCCGCTGGGGGATTATAGGTTGTGGCAATGTGACCGAAGTAAAAAGTGGACCACCCTATCAAATGACCCAAGATTTTGAATTGGCCATGGTAATGCGACGGGATGATGGGAAGGCCAAGGATTATGCCATCCGCCATAAGGTGCCCCATTGGACTACGGATGCCGGGGAAGTCATTGAAAACCCTGGGATTGACGCGGTGTATATTGCGACTCCCCCGGACACCCATAAGTTTTATGGCCTGCAAGTGGCAAGGGCAGGGAAACTGTGCTGTATCGAAAAACCGATGTCCCCCTGTTATGCAGATAGCCTGGAAATTTACAATGCTTTTCAGGAAAGGAATATCCTCTTGTTTGTTGCCTACTATCGCAGGTCCCTTCCAAGGTTCCGCAAAATAAAGGAATGGCTGGACTTAGGATTGATAGGCGAAGTACGGCACATCCATTGGGTAAAAACGAGGACCGCAAGTCCCTTAGATCTGAGCGGTGAATACAATTGGCGCACCGATGCCAAAATTGCCCCCGCCGGTTATTTTGATGATTTGGCCAGTCATGGATTGAACCTTTTTACCTATTTACTTGGGGATATTACGGAAGCAAAAGGGATTGCCTCTAATCAGCAGGGATTGTACACGGCTTTTGATGCCATCACGGGAAGTTGGAAACATAAGAACGGGGCAACCGGTTCCGGCAGTTGGAATTTTGGAAGCCACGAGCCCAAAGATCATGTGGAAATCTTGGGTTCCAAAGGGGAGATTCGGTTCTCGGTTTTGGATGAATCCCCGTTGGAATTGATTTACGGCTCAAATAGGGAGTCCGTTTTTATTGAACATCCCAAACATTTACACCAGTATCATGTGGAAAATATGCGCAAGCAATTGTTTGGGGAGGCAAAACATCCTTCTTTGGGCAGTTCAGGCCTGCATACCAGTTGGGTGATGGACAAAATATTGGGAGTGATCTAA
- a CDS encoding 2OG-Fe(II) oxygenase family protein, whose product MLDQVKLEIDEYGLVRTNIPVFSDIELRAALVTFVKRTWDYRKTYLQKELKVAFDGYSYLGQEDSLNQYSFDQLHSFVISDLLPYSSFPKEFHTFLLQEWEPMVQFLTGLQELLLRKFNIEHLKGELRNNMGYMASCNYYPSLSDKKIKGQRLSTHRDVSFFTVFPFGLDRGLVMQKDGQKQNVGVMERVFAFPGYMAEVMTEGKIKALDHYVEESKRPNKERFSFAFFSIPRPEAVINFPKGEMDGKDYYKQYLSLF is encoded by the coding sequence ATGTTGGACCAGGTTAAACTTGAAATAGATGAATATGGTTTGGTAAGGACCAACATCCCGGTATTTTCAGATATTGAACTAAGAGCGGCACTCGTTACATTTGTTAAACGAACTTGGGATTATCGTAAGACCTACTTGCAAAAAGAATTAAAAGTCGCTTTTGATGGATATTCTTACCTCGGACAAGAAGATAGTCTTAACCAGTATTCCTTTGATCAGTTACATTCTTTTGTTATTTCCGACCTCTTACCATATTCCAGTTTTCCAAAAGAATTCCATACGTTTCTTTTGCAAGAATGGGAACCAATGGTTCAGTTTTTGACAGGACTGCAAGAATTGCTTTTAAGAAAATTTAATATAGAGCACTTAAAAGGAGAGTTACGTAATAATATGGGCTATATGGCCAGTTGCAACTATTATCCTTCATTGTCCGATAAAAAAATAAAAGGTCAGCGTCTGTCCACTCATAGAGATGTTTCGTTTTTTACGGTTTTTCCATTTGGCCTAGATCGGGGATTAGTTATGCAAAAGGATGGCCAAAAACAAAATGTGGGAGTAATGGAAAGGGTTTTTGCGTTTCCCGGATATATGGCAGAGGTTATGACAGAAGGCAAGATAAAGGCATTGGACCACTATGTAGAAGAATCAAAAAGACCAAACAAGGAACGGTTTAGTTTTGCATTTTTCTCAATACCTAGACCTGAAGCCGTCATTAACTTCCCAAAAGGCGAGATGGATGGGAAGGACTATTACAAGCAATACCTTTCACTTTTTTAA
- a CDS encoding DUF2490 domain-containing protein, with amino-acid sequence MCCSSRPLWLSLPFLFIVFLGHSQENLTAYWQPSLAINYGVTETYSHNFSLQNRNYIFEEEELQLNVRHLDLVHFSNLQLQDNQSIAFGVLYRFREGFDDGTNELRLTQQYNITSKPFVIRYGQRWRTEQRITSARTTHRFRYRFSLDFPLQGEKLDVGEPYFVGNAESLLSIANGTMPQYDARLTLNLGWRVSDTSKFQFGVEYRTEDFSQDLQHVLFFLSTFNVSL; translated from the coding sequence ATGTGCTGTTCCAGTAGACCGTTGTGGTTATCCCTGCCCTTCCTTTTCATTGTTTTTTTAGGACACTCCCAAGAAAACCTAACTGCCTATTGGCAACCTTCGCTGGCCATTAACTATGGGGTTACGGAGACGTATTCCCATAATTTTTCCCTTCAGAACCGTAACTATATTTTTGAGGAGGAGGAGTTACAACTTAATGTACGGCATTTGGACTTGGTCCATTTTTCCAATCTGCAACTTCAGGATAACCAAAGTATTGCCTTTGGAGTCCTATATAGGTTTCGAGAAGGGTTTGACGACGGAACCAATGAACTCAGACTTACACAGCAGTACAATATTACCTCCAAACCGTTTGTAATCCGGTATGGGCAGCGATGGCGAACAGAGCAACGAATAACAAGTGCCCGGACCACACATCGGTTTCGCTACCGTTTCAGCCTCGACTTTCCCTTACAAGGTGAAAAGCTGGATGTGGGAGAGCCCTATTTTGTTGGAAACGCGGAAAGTCTTTTAAGCATAGCCAACGGAACCATGCCTCAATATGACGCCCGTTTGACATTGAATTTAGGGTGGAGAGTAAGTGATACTTCCAAATTTCAATTTGGTGTGGAATACCGAACGGAGGATTTTAGTCAAGACCTACAGCATGTGCTTTTCTTCTTAAGCACCTTTAACGTTTCGCTCTAG
- the aat gene encoding leucyl/phenylalanyl-tRNA--protein transferase yields MEGKGLPLYFLDDRLEFPPVENANADGLLAVGGDLSPERILLAYKNGIFPWFNDDDLILWWSPDPRMVLFPEKVRISKSMRKVMQSGTFRLTKNEAFDVVLDHCAKQKRKGQQGTWITKNMREAYLQLHQKGFAKSYEVWSDDELVGGLYGVDLGGVFCGESMFSKVSNASKYAFIKLARELSQKGYALIDCQVHTKHLQSLGGEEIPRKKFIGILERNVKGA; encoded by the coding sequence ATGGAAGGTAAAGGCTTGCCACTTTATTTTTTGGATGATCGATTGGAATTCCCTCCCGTGGAGAATGCGAATGCGGATGGGCTATTGGCGGTTGGAGGGGATTTGTCCCCAGAACGGATTTTACTGGCGTACAAAAATGGAATATTCCCTTGGTTTAATGATGATGACCTTATCCTGTGGTGGAGTCCCGATCCCAGGATGGTCCTGTTTCCGGAAAAAGTAAGGATTTCCAAGAGTATGCGGAAGGTAATGCAAAGTGGAACGTTCCGATTGACAAAGAACGAAGCTTTTGATGTGGTATTGGACCATTGCGCCAAACAAAAACGAAAAGGGCAGCAGGGTACCTGGATTACCAAAAATATGCGGGAGGCTTACCTACAACTCCATCAAAAAGGATTTGCAAAATCGTATGAAGTCTGGAGTGATGACGAATTGGTTGGAGGCCTTTATGGCGTTGACCTAGGAGGTGTTTTCTGTGGGGAAAGCATGTTCAGTAAGGTTTCCAATGCCTCAAAATATGCCTTTATAAAATTAGCCCGGGAACTGTCCCAAAAAGGGTATGCCCTAATTGATTGCCAAGTGCATACCAAACATCTCCAAAGCTTGGGGGGAGAAGAAATACCCCGGAAAAAATTTATAGGGATTCTAGAGCGAAACGTTAAAGGTGCTTAA
- a CDS encoding HIT family protein yields the protein MASIFTKIINGEIPCYKIAETEDFFAFLDINPNSKGHTLCVPKKEVDKILDLDEETYLGLMAFSRTVGKAIEASIPCERVGITVIGLEVPHVHVHLIPLHTMANATFQSKVQMPSEEFEDIASQIRGKL from the coding sequence ATGGCCAGTATTTTTACTAAAATCATCAATGGGGAAATTCCTTGCTATAAGATTGCGGAAACCGAGGATTTTTTCGCTTTTTTGGACATTAACCCAAATTCCAAAGGCCACACCTTATGTGTCCCCAAAAAGGAAGTGGACAAAATTTTGGACCTGGACGAAGAAACCTATTTGGGATTAATGGCCTTTTCCAGAACGGTGGGTAAGGCCATAGAAGCTTCCATTCCTTGTGAACGGGTGGGAATAACCGTAATTGGATTGGAGGTCCCCCATGTGCATGTGCACTTAATTCCATTGCACACCATGGCAAATGCCACTTTCCAAAGCAAGGTGCAAATGCCTTCCGAGGAATTTGAGGATATTGCCTCCCAAATCCGGGGAAAACTTTAA
- the pnuC gene encoding nicotinamide riboside transporter PnuC, with product MGRTITSNTFHFFNHTFILDLGIEIASIALALTYLFFLMRQNKICWFFGIASSLLGIVLFYKTALYSEALLYVYYVIIGIYGYILWSKKRDREALSVTWLKSRPLLIFLGLSIIGGLVLGFWFKNYTNADLPYFDAFTTSFSFMASYLEAKKYINAWVFWIFINGANIALYGTKLLYGYAILAFIYFVFSVIGYVQWKKSYQLKFH from the coding sequence ATGGGAAGGACTATTACAAGCAATACCTTTCACTTTTTTAATCATACATTTATTTTGGATTTAGGTATTGAAATTGCATCCATAGCCCTGGCCTTGACCTATCTTTTCTTTTTAATGCGGCAAAATAAAATCTGTTGGTTTTTTGGTATTGCCTCTTCACTTTTGGGCATTGTCCTCTTTTACAAAACTGCCCTTTATTCTGAAGCCTTGTTGTATGTCTACTACGTCATCATTGGGATATATGGATATATATTATGGTCAAAAAAAAGGGATAGGGAAGCACTTAGTGTTACTTGGTTAAAATCAAGGCCCCTATTAATTTTTCTGGGGTTAAGTATTATTGGTGGCCTTGTCCTGGGCTTTTGGTTCAAAAACTACACCAATGCTGACTTACCCTATTTTGATGCTTTTACCACTTCATTTAGTTTCATGGCCAGTTATTTAGAGGCTAAAAAGTATATTAACGCTTGGGTGTTTTGGATATTCATTAATGGGGCCAATATTGCACTTTATGGGACAAAGTTGCTCTATGGTTATGCTATATTGGCGTTTATCTATTTTGTTTTCTCTGTAATTGGATATGTGCAGTGGAAGAAATCGTATCAACTTAAATTCCATTGA
- a CDS encoding Rieske (2Fe-2S) protein, whose amino-acid sequence MKKLFYLIFIPLLFSCESDSPNRNPFLPDANFRFELNLNLPLYTDLNNIGNPIYVGNDGVGIRGAFVMRTGTGNQFVAWEASCPNQAPSDCSTMTLEGQNVRCPCDDFEYNLFFGQLLNPPDDGSRFYNLKPYRAVLSGNSVIISN is encoded by the coding sequence GTGAAAAAGCTTTTCTACCTGATTTTCATACCCTTACTGTTTTCATGCGAAAGTGATAGTCCCAATAGAAACCCTTTTCTACCGGATGCCAATTTTAGGTTTGAACTTAACCTTAACCTTCCCTTATATACTGACCTTAACAATATTGGGAATCCTATTTACGTTGGTAACGACGGCGTTGGAATAAGAGGTGCATTTGTGATGCGAACCGGAACTGGCAATCAATTCGTGGCATGGGAAGCCAGTTGCCCCAACCAAGCGCCCAGTGATTGTTCTACGATGACCTTGGAAGGCCAAAATGTACGTTGCCCCTGTGATGATTTTGAATACAATCTATTCTTTGGACAATTGCTCAACCCTCCTGACGATGGCAGCAGATTTTACAATCTGAAGCCTTACCGGGCGGTTTTGTCCGGCAATTCCGTTATTATTTCCAATTAG
- a CDS encoding short-chain fatty acid transporter has product MGFTKLIEHTFRRFLPSPFTIAVLLTVFTLALALVFGKAPEEGNHLFHVLRLWEQGIWNNGLLVFAYQMMLILVLGHVLVLSRPMEQLIMRLTGFVKNPANAAILVALPTMLVSFFNWGLGLIFGALLARKVGEYAQERDIPINYPLIGACGYLGLLVWHGGISGSAPLKVSEKGHLEGLMKSFQNNVLVHGLPESISTLETVFSMANMLTFIVVVLSISVLVYYLGRRTKPTAMDLRPYQFQKIHKQGLSGAEKLEHSKLLSLTFGALILVAFLVQYLPFLKKMNLTPNLLNFFMLGLAIILHGSFSSFLRAVEEAIGDVSGILIQFPLYFGIMGVMGGSGMIGLISDFFVSISSSTTLPLFTFFSAGLVNVFVPSGGGQWAIQGPLVLESAMALGVPLPKAVMALAYGDQVTNMLQPFWALPLLGITKLKAKEILPYTLLFMFLGGTIYIVGLLFF; this is encoded by the coding sequence ATGGGCTTTACCAAGCTCATAGAACATACTTTTAGGCGCTTTTTACCTTCTCCATTTACAATTGCAGTGTTGCTTACCGTATTCACCTTGGCCCTGGCCTTGGTTTTTGGTAAAGCACCTGAGGAAGGTAATCATTTGTTTCATGTACTGAGGCTATGGGAACAAGGGATTTGGAACAACGGGCTATTGGTCTTTGCCTATCAGATGATGTTGATTTTGGTTCTTGGGCATGTATTGGTACTGAGCAGGCCCATGGAGCAATTGATCATGCGACTGACGGGATTTGTTAAAAACCCTGCGAACGCAGCCATTTTGGTTGCATTGCCCACGATGCTGGTTTCATTTTTTAATTGGGGTTTGGGATTGATTTTTGGGGCCCTTTTGGCAAGAAAGGTCGGGGAATATGCCCAAGAACGGGATATTCCCATTAACTACCCCCTCATTGGTGCCTGTGGGTACTTGGGATTGCTGGTTTGGCATGGGGGGATCAGTGGTTCTGCACCTTTAAAGGTCTCCGAGAAAGGACATCTGGAAGGGCTGATGAAAAGCTTTCAGAACAATGTATTGGTGCATGGGTTGCCCGAATCCATTTCCACCTTGGAGACGGTTTTTAGTATGGCAAATATGCTCACCTTTATTGTGGTAGTACTGTCAATTTCAGTATTGGTGTATTATTTGGGACGGAGAACAAAGCCTACCGCAATGGATTTACGTCCGTATCAATTTCAGAAGATCCATAAACAAGGACTTTCAGGAGCCGAAAAATTGGAACATTCCAAACTATTGTCCTTAACATTTGGCGCATTGATTTTGGTAGCCTTCCTTGTCCAATATCTCCCCTTTCTAAAAAAAATGAACTTAACCCCCAATTTATTGAACTTTTTCATGTTGGGGCTTGCCATTATACTCCATGGGAGCTTTTCAAGTTTTTTAAGGGCCGTGGAAGAGGCCATAGGTGATGTCTCCGGCATCCTGATACAATTTCCGCTCTATTTTGGCATAATGGGGGTAATGGGGGGCAGCGGAATGATAGGGCTAATTTCGGATTTTTTCGTATCCATCAGCAGCAGTACCACTTTGCCCTTATTTACCTTTTTTAGTGCAGGTTTGGTGAATGTATTCGTTCCCAGTGGTGGAGGTCAGTGGGCCATTCAGGGTCCCTTGGTGCTGGAATCCGCAATGGCTTTGGGGGTTCCCCTGCCCAAAGCGGTGATGGCCTTGGCCTATGGGGACCAGGTAACAAATATGCTTCAACCCTTTTGGGCCTTGCCATTATTGGGCATTACAAAGCTAAAGGCCAAGGAAATTTTACCCTACACCCTGTTGTTTATGTTTTTGGGCGGTACCATCTACATTGTGGGATTATTGTTTTTTTAA
- a CDS encoding glycoside hydrolase family 13 protein, with protein MERTWWKESVVYQIYPRSFKDTSGNGVGDIPGIVDKLDYIKSLGVDVIWLCPVYESPNDDNGYDISDYRRISEDFGGQSAFDSLLEQTHQKGLKLVMDLVANHTSDEHFWFRESKKSKDNPYRDYYIWHEGKNGGPPNNWMSFFSGSAWQYDNATNQYYLHYFTKKQPDLNWENPKVRREIFDVIEFWFKKGVDGFRMDVISLISKPETFQDTSYVKFQDTIVNQYANGPKIHDYLHEMNNEVLSNYDIMTVGEGPGINLKNAPHYVDEKRRELHMVFHFDHMYIDCGEGGKYDPQPFGLPKFKKVFSDWDNALKNKGWGSIFLGNHDFSRMLSRFGNDGKYHEVSAKLLATLLLTLRGTVYLYQGDEIGMTNVAYPSISHYNDVETLNAWKEMEDKGKDMQGFLKVVHAQSRDNARSPMQWDSGKNAGFSTGDLWLAVNPNHGSINVAEQEKNENSILNHYREMIAFRKENPVLVYGDYECIQEEHPQLFVYRRWDLDSEFLILHNMGDGPEEFITDLREEQFELCKTNLLENLKRPFHLGPWQTKILKKSNC; from the coding sequence ATGGAGAGAACCTGGTGGAAGGAGAGTGTGGTGTATCAAATTTATCCACGCTCATTTAAGGATACTTCTGGCAATGGGGTGGGGGATATTCCTGGAATTGTGGACAAACTGGATTATATCAAATCACTTGGGGTGGATGTGATATGGCTTTGCCCGGTATATGAGTCCCCCAACGATGATAATGGGTACGACATCAGTGATTATCGTAGAATTTCCGAAGATTTTGGAGGACAATCCGCTTTTGACAGCTTATTGGAGCAAACGCACCAAAAGGGATTAAAGTTGGTCATGGATTTGGTGGCCAACCACACCTCCGATGAACATTTTTGGTTTAGGGAATCCAAAAAATCCAAGGACAATCCGTATCGTGACTATTACATTTGGCATGAAGGCAAAAATGGAGGGCCGCCCAACAATTGGATGTCCTTTTTTAGTGGAAGTGCCTGGCAGTATGACAATGCCACCAATCAATATTATCTGCACTATTTCACGAAAAAACAACCGGATTTGAATTGGGAAAATCCCAAAGTCAGACGGGAAATCTTTGATGTTATCGAATTTTGGTTCAAAAAGGGAGTGGATGGTTTCCGGATGGATGTCATTTCCCTGATTTCAAAGCCAGAAACCTTCCAGGATACATCCTACGTTAAATTCCAGGACACCATTGTCAATCAATATGCCAATGGACCAAAAATACATGACTACTTGCATGAGATGAACAACGAAGTACTTTCCAATTATGATATCATGACCGTTGGGGAAGGTCCGGGTATAAACCTGAAAAATGCTCCCCACTATGTTGATGAAAAAAGAAGGGAGTTGCATATGGTCTTCCATTTTGACCATATGTACATTGATTGCGGTGAAGGGGGAAAGTACGATCCGCAACCTTTTGGGCTCCCCAAATTCAAAAAAGTATTTTCCGATTGGGACAACGCTTTAAAAAACAAGGGATGGGGTAGTATTTTTTTGGGCAACCACGATTTTTCCAGAATGCTGTCCCGTTTTGGAAATGATGGCAAGTACCATGAAGTTTCCGCTAAACTCCTGGCCACACTATTATTGACCCTAAGAGGAACGGTGTATCTTTATCAAGGGGATGAGATTGGAATGACCAATGTGGCCTACCCAAGCATTTCACATTATAATGACGTAGAGACACTCAATGCGTGGAAGGAGATGGAAGATAAGGGAAAGGATATGCAAGGGTTCTTAAAGGTGGTACATGCCCAAAGCCGTGATAATGCCCGCTCACCCATGCAATGGGATTCCGGCAAAAATGCTGGATTCAGTACCGGGGACCTGTGGTTGGCCGTAAATCCCAACCATGGTTCCATAAACGTAGCGGAGCAAGAAAAAAATGAAAACTCCATCCTTAACCATTATCGGGAGATGATTGCATTCCGAAAGGAAAACCCGGTATTGGTTTACGGGGATTATGAATGTATACAGGAAGAACATCCACAATTATTTGTGTATAGAAGGTGGGATTTGGATTCCGAATTCCTTATACTCCATAATATGGGTGATGGACCAGAAGAGTTTATCACCGATTTGAGGGAGGAACAGTTTGAACTGTGCAAGACCAATCTTTTGGAGAATTTGAAAAGACCCTTCCATCTTGGACCCTGGCAGACCAAGATTTTAAAAAAATCCAATTGTTAA
- a CDS encoding sensor histidine kinase — MKFNPKKRTSNIFLLVSAFVVVSLILWNTNSFFEKFKEEERLKMENWAAAELEVLQSPIDQELGNLPLIIMGNNTSTPMILVNEEGSIKTHNIPLEIAEDSLKIQSLIKKFAGENKPIEIIQGGDLLQTLYYGNSEVLNKLKYYPIALLLIICLFGTVIFFFFKTNKASEQNKLWAGMAKETAHQIGTPLTSLLGWNELLKSEQINPEITKEIEKDISRLHTITERFSKIGSTPNLEIHDIVLETIKAFDYLKKRSSKLIHFSFNSQIDELPVLLNPPLYNWSIENLVKNGIDAMKGKGNIAVQIEKAGNQVHILISDTGHGIPKSDFQNIFNPGVTSKKRGWGLGLSLVKRIIEEYHKGKIKVLSSSKEGTIMQISLRIA; from the coding sequence ATGAAATTCAACCCCAAAAAGCGGACATCCAATATCTTTTTACTTGTTTCTGCCTTTGTTGTGGTAAGTCTTATTTTATGGAACACCAACAGCTTTTTTGAAAAATTCAAAGAAGAGGAACGCCTGAAAATGGAGAATTGGGCCGCTGCGGAGCTTGAAGTGCTCCAATCACCAATTGATCAGGAATTGGGCAATTTGCCCCTGATCATTATGGGCAACAATACCTCTACCCCAATGATCCTGGTGAACGAGGAGGGTTCCATAAAAACACACAACATACCTCTTGAAATCGCTGAGGACTCTTTAAAGATCCAGTCCCTAATCAAAAAATTCGCGGGGGAAAACAAGCCAATAGAGATCATTCAAGGCGGGGATTTGCTCCAGACCCTGTACTATGGAAATTCCGAGGTGTTGAATAAGCTCAAGTACTATCCCATTGCCCTGTTGTTGATCATTTGTTTATTTGGGACCGTTATCTTCTTTTTCTTCAAGACGAATAAAGCTTCGGAACAAAACAAACTATGGGCGGGTATGGCCAAGGAAACCGCACATCAAATTGGCACTCCCCTAACTTCCTTATTGGGTTGGAACGAATTGCTGAAAAGTGAACAAATCAATCCGGAAATCACGAAAGAAATTGAAAAGGACATTTCCCGATTGCATACCATTACGGAACGGTTTTCCAAAATAGGTTCCACTCCAAATCTGGAAATCCATGATATTGTCCTGGAAACCATCAAGGCCTTTGACTACCTAAAAAAGCGAAGTTCCAAACTCATTCATTTTTCCTTTAATTCCCAGATAGATGAACTTCCCGTGCTTCTGAATCCCCCGCTTTACAATTGGAGTATTGAAAACTTGGTCAAGAACGGGATAGATGCAATGAAGGGAAAGGGCAATATTGCCGTTCAAATTGAAAAGGCAGGAAACCAGGTACACATACTTATTTCCGATACCGGTCATGGAATCCCAAAAAGTGATTTTCAAAATATTTTTAACCCAGGCGTTACCTCAAAGAAAAGGGGATGGGGACTTGGTCTATCTTTAGTTAAAAGAATTATAGAGGAGTACCATAAAGGAAAAATTAAAGTACTTTCGTCCAGTAAGGAGGGTACCATTATGCAGATTTCCCTTCGCATTGCCTAG
- a CDS encoding DUF3127 domain-containing protein: MEIQGRIKLIDETKTYGTNGFRKRELVVTTEEQYPQHILVEFVQDKTDLLNSYQVGQLVKISINLRGREWVNPQGETKYFNSIQGWRIENMENAAQNNPEMPPVPPMEAFEPAEEFSDDDHDDLPF, translated from the coding sequence ATGGAAATTCAGGGAAGGATAAAATTGATAGATGAAACCAAAACCTATGGCACCAATGGTTTTAGAAAACGCGAACTTGTCGTTACCACTGAGGAGCAATATCCCCAACATATTTTGGTGGAATTTGTTCAGGACAAAACAGATTTATTGAACAGTTATCAAGTAGGACAATTGGTAAAGATCAGTATTAATCTAAGGGGTAGGGAATGGGTCAATCCCCAAGGGGAGACCAAGTATTTCAATTCCATCCAGGGTTGGCGTATTGAAAATATGGAAAACGCCGCACAGAACAACCCGGAAATGCCGCCCGTTCCCCCAATGGAAGCTTTTGAACCTGCAGAGGAATTCTCAGACGACGATCACGACGACCTTCCTTTTTAA
- the greA gene encoding transcription elongation factor GreA produces MSKVSYYTAEGLKKLKEELDQLRDVERPKASQAIAEARDKGDLSENAEYDAAKEAQGLLEMKIAKLEETVANARIIDESQLDTSKALVLSTVKIRNQANKMEMKYTLVAESEADLKAGKISVTSPIGKGLLGKSVGDIAEVQVPNGTLKFEILEISRT; encoded by the coding sequence ATGTCGAAAGTTTCTTACTATACCGCAGAAGGATTGAAAAAATTGAAGGAGGAATTGGACCAGCTAAGGGATGTGGAGCGCCCCAAGGCTTCGCAGGCAATTGCCGAAGCACGTGATAAGGGGGATTTATCGGAGAATGCCGAATATGATGCCGCTAAGGAGGCCCAGGGGCTTTTGGAAATGAAAATCGCCAAATTGGAAGAGACGGTAGCCAATGCTCGTATCATAGATGAATCCCAATTGGACACTTCCAAAGCATTGGTATTGTCCACGGTTAAAATTCGTAACCAGGCCAATAAAATGGAAATGAAGTATACCTTGGTGGCCGAGAGCGAGGCAGATCTAAAAGCTGGAAAAATATCGGTTACCTCCCCAATCGGCAAAGGACTACTGGGTAAATCCGTAGGTGATATTGCGGAAGTTCAAGTGCCCAACGGAACCCTAAAATTTGAGATTTTGGAAATCAGCCGTACCTGA